A single Gambusia affinis linkage group LG20, SWU_Gaff_1.0, whole genome shotgun sequence DNA region contains:
- the bahcc1b gene encoding BAH and coiled-coil domain-containing protein 1 isoform X1, whose amino-acid sequence MESRDFAPPHHLLTERSALVHSAASRIAPGGHSSVQHPAHFQPAKYYSSHLPMGPHSGASFMGSFLARSLGTPPSHPPHPSGPAASPASPSYRAGTHSSTSPIWFPHSHEGYPGYSGSLASPFLSMSALDHHSSSLYGQPRFYETQKDHFYLRGLPPQSPLLSTNHSLPPLSRTALGHPLGPCSREIDSGGGGVKSIKDVGEKGGLSKEREKSGSKERHQDSKEKQQLHNQHHSHQMNAATTPSGIHQAYSHPHHALLPHISFQGREQDHRNSLERHKEYKDSDLGSQGAKPMSACKLSSGTGSEGACEAKGGTLSSCSGGASRLSSGISRQGSKDAPITGEMRISDSSTSSSECMRRGTVTAAAFLTPPTPHAVASYSMPPPPAPPPPHTLHIGSTVSGGWLHPSNHHPHPEFYCPPPPPLTLTPSKEPTSSPGGSSRETKVNGSTYVPSIGSQGDVSTPDCRGAGGGARKDEKTVEGSHESPSHHPSRLSSCQKKDKSQPHLQQMGYGKADKPPDWNQQTHHFNKPGSNDTSQPELRSCSIDSNLSFKDADVANEICHHLSQAKTGSDTGASSLRDCSLSSPEAKVGSGLGTQREGQKVARIRHQQHNSQTAAAEERLRDGSQAASSWGALGSQQEEHRKGSHLGSVSNQPPPLSHSSPHTADGEGGAMKNLMNYSSQQPLLLPQRSPFGGLGCLNKSGERSERTDRGGAKSNTSLQDPSKQSLPSRRGSTNEGEKTDRGAKEAGEAGEGEVRQPPVGIAVAVARPPHRSPDSTPGNGRQGRVLPSLKGVSRTVYPLGRELEERKRMSEDQIGLHHQDRDRELVIRENKDCMEFARIHPSSSCHGDLTSHLLVPGGASQLGDPVAHAHPAHRHWMQRTGSPSLWMGPSYGLSHVGMSPSFPPGLANPLQPVLGSLSQDPNSPLVVLPTEPGPHHPLDVLEQSGLWPSMYGARGAPPHLQPHPVYSRTSFLQQQELYALQHQHHQQQQRAMEHMQRLPLGQRKHDTITIDDSPNGSPTSRTPSSSSSSAFTHAAKPFSHTPPLPKTSTPSPGLCPSSRQSPCYHSPSSRLTHPPNPLTPTPSPAAAAPRSPALSPAPSHLSKALERVSDRGEGQPPQDYPQSLEPDLPPVYSFSPVSMGYKARPSPPEARAAEQPLLEEQPTGSETKSFSKQCTIQPLTEERAREEENTDCKAVESENESKGCSISELQTALSGSPSCPFQAPVSESFCLAGKTLKVDVPLGGLAEPQMSKEQRDDWEFIKEDDMGENERTEPGPAECTVSVPVEPANGEPEQDQYNDEENVEVVEDKEEEEDGSGKSPDEELVEYSVVSPSADPLPSSTMTTAAQLEGAYMWSLELLIAAALCATRDALYPPEPVAQTPSPSSHHGMEILGELAELEIKRRSREFKEKEEEGEGTLTFDLHSLATLAAARALEMGGGTVDAESDRQCPIRKRLNLRRKCSWTPRHEPVCPVKGSMETMGGEELAMRVQLAELQRRYKEKQRELAKLQRKHDHQKDETSRSPARRGPGRPRKRRSTPGPAAVESSKRLRTGLNILEQKNRNVLSNHSFNSLNAAQMKARCKHRGRPSSLSSRLARRVTQMKQKAAAQQEAPTAGGVHSSEEDPSKNHSRQGGKADRQDRMPGETMKKKRGRKPKVVMGINSNRPHHRDRRDTHDGREEKSCSESSEREEEVGSDDSEDEAGDIKITSSSKEALANSAGTFPFSAQSSKLQASLKARSKRPGPPGLGTFPCMQQRSAARRPNFSNLDRGHPDHMGAIKASLPSWGAPSIGCNFGESHSNHRALTEAKRLIKDNERKTSAGQSLRGKEKGHGVSRLLQSFTADEGFRLDEETSFSEGEGEDEEDDRQKEKSLSHLPPNMPSRIPALPNCVLSKEMLVDGLKILISKEDELLYAASVQTLDLPDIFSVVIEGERGNRPRIYSLEQLLQEAVLDVRPQTEVILTEGTRVCAYWSERSRCLYPGYVHRGGPGEEEKEKEGSVMVEFDDGDRGRISLVNIRLLPPGYQIHCAEPSPALLISPGHRGRRSSTTEKKDTPTEKLANEEAGGKPQEKRPVGRPKKTYSVPKTANSSTSATDSVMKGNVPLLNWSMPRKRPPVDFFLFNGMSRKTQKKIRERDLGLFHRPALHSLAPPTPIKSIFGTAFEVDSFSSIANGYSTFGNGGASVAGRPVTAMGSMGLRDSPCSSSVTMAAAAVSRKPLSERDRKHFLVKLDHEGVTSPKTKNGKALLRFGGAGGRGVKGLASTVPQRYIQPSLLAKHDKKMGEKRESSARPRPETLRKGSPSLGKDVLSAGLGVKGGDYNLDYPSDCPSSYSELDEEDEDDGQEARRRRAAVSSHRGGRFLSRPSIYFSSSSSSSSSSGSISSSSLCSSDNDSSYSSDEESSSVLLRRALLQQDKQKNRQNVNSGLRSPDPITSNPTSTSPNGYVTKAGVAMGGLKARADRAEDRKEYKESMMVSSRMTKVQLKRKESSSNDHHQAQSSPVSQQLKPANKDSAATKKQRMSSPEPLPKMAALLPGRQLWKWSGNPTQRRGLKGKARKLFYKAIMRGKEMVRVGDCAVFLSPGRPQLPYVGRVESLWESWSSSMVVRVKWFYHPEETRLGKRHRDGKNALYQSSHEDENDVQTISHRCQVVNKAEYDHLMRERKVAGPSNDLFYLAGTYEPTTGQLVSADGMVILS is encoded by the exons GTGCTTCCTTCATGGGCTCCTTCCTGGCCAGGAGTCTGGGGACCCCACCTTCCCATCCCCCTCACCCCTCTGGACCCGCTGCCTCCCCCGCCTCCCCTTCCTACAGGGCTGGAACCCATTCAAGCACTTCCCCTATCTGGTTCCCCCACTCACATGAAG GGTACCCGGGCTATTCAGGAAGTCTtgcttctccttttctttccatgAGTGCCCTGGATCACCATAGCAGCAGTCTCTATGGACAGCCCCGCTTCTATGAAACCCAAAAAG ATCACTTCTACCTGAGAGGCCTTCCTCCCCAGTCTCCTCTACTCTCCACCAATCACAGCCTTCCTCCACTGTCCAGGACAGCTTTAGGCCACCCACTTGGCCCCTGCAGTCGTGAGATAGACAGTGGGGGAGGAGGTGTGAAGAGCATTAAGGATGTGGGAGAAAAGGGGGGTTTGTCTAAAGAGAGGGAAAAATCGGGCAGCAAAGAGAGACACCAGGACagcaaagaaaagcagcagcttcacaACCAACACCATTCTCATCAGATGAATGCTGCCACCACTCCATCTGGTATCCACCAAGCTTACTCCCATCCACACCATGCCCTTCTTCCGCATATTTCCTTCCAGGGTCGAGAACAAGACCACAGAAACTCTTTAGAGCGACACAAAGAGTATAAAGACAGTGACTTGGGTAGTCAGGGAGCAAAACCTATGAGTGCCTGTAAACTGTCCAGTGGGACAGGGTCAGAGGGTGCCTGTGAAGCAAAAGGTGGAACACTAAGCAGCTGCAGTGGTGGGGCAAGCAGACTTTCATCTGGAATAAGCAGGCAGGGCTCAAAAGATGCACCCATAACTGGGGAAATGAGAATCAGTGACTCTTCAACTTCTTCATCTGAATGTATGCGTCGGGGAACTGTTACAGCAGCGGCATTCCTGACACCCCCGACCCCTCACGCTGTTGCTTCCTACTCCATGCCTCCACCCCCCgcaccaccaccacctcacACCTTGCACATAGGCTCCACAGTATCTGGAGGGTGGCTACACCCTTCAAATCACCACCCGCATCCTGAGTTTTACTGTCCTCCTCCCCCACCTCTAACACTTACACCTTCAAAAGAGCCCACATCCAGCCCTGGAGGATCCAGCAGGGAAACAAAGGTCAATGGCTCAACTTATGTGCCCTCAATTGGATCACAAGGGGACGTGTCCACCCCTGACTGCCGTGGAGCAGGCGGAGGGGCGAGAAAAGACGAAAAAACCGTAGAGGGATCCCATGAAAGTCCCTCTCACCATCCCAGCCGCCTTAGTAGCTGCCAGAAGAAGGACAAATCCCAGCCCCACCTACAGCAGATGGGATATGGCAAAGCTGACAAACCTCCTGATTGGAACCAGCAGACACATCACTTCAACAAACCTGGTTCCAACGACACTTCTCAACCTGAACTTCGGTCCTGCAGCATAGACTCAAATCTCTCTTTTAAAGATGCTGATGTTGCAAATGAGATTTGCCATCATCTCTCACAAGCCAAGACCGGTTCTGATACTGGAGCTTCCTCACTAAGAGACTGTTCTCTCTCAAGTCCAGAGGCAAAAGTGGGATCTGGACTTGGAACTCAGAGGGAAGGACAAAAGGTTGCAAGGATACGACATCAGCAGCACAACAGCCAGACTGCAGCCGCAGAGGAGCGGTTAAGGGACGGAAGTCAGGCAGCATCGTCATGGGGAGCTCTGGGGAGCCAACAAGAGGAGCACAGAAAAGGTAGCCATCTTGGATCCGTTAGTAATCAGCCTCCTCCGCTGTCCCATTCCTCGCCACACACAGCTGATGGTGAGGGAGGTGCCATGAAGAACCTTATGAACTACAGCTCTCAGCAACCTTTGTTACTGCCACAGCGGAGCCCCTTCGGAGGTCTGGGCTGCCTTAACAAGAGTGGGGAGAGATCAGAGAGGACCGACAGAGGAGGAGCTAAAAGCAACACTTCCCTGCAAGACCCCTCCAAACAATCTCTCCCTTCTCGCCGTGGCTCCACTAACGAGGGAGAAAAGACTGACAGGGGTGCAAAAGAGGCCGGAGAAGCTGGAGAGGGGGAGGTCCGACAGCCTCCGGTGGGTATTGCTGTCGCTGTAGCCAGGCCCCCCCATCGTTCTCCAGACAGCACTCCTGGAAACGGCAGACAGGGCCGGGTGCTGCCCAGCCTGAAAG GGGTATCGCGCACTGTGTATCCTCTTGGTCGGGAgttggaggagaggaagaggatgtcAGAGGACCAGATTGGTCTTCATCACCAAGACAGAGATAGAGAACTGGTCATCAG GGAAAACAAGGACTGCATGGAGTTCGCTCGGATCCACCCATCCAGTAGCTGCCACGGTGACCTGACCTCTCATCTCCTTGTCCCCGGTGGAGCAAGTCAATTAGGAGACCCTGTTGCACATGCTCACCCAGCTCACCGCCACTGGATGCAGAGGACAGGAAGTCCCTCCCTCTGGATGGGCCCTTCATATG gtcTGAGCCATGTGGGGATGAGCCCCAGCTTCCCACCAGGTCTTGCCAACCCTCTACAGCCAGTCTTGGGGTCCCTCAGCCAAGATCCTAACTCCCCTCTTGTGGTTCTTCCTACAGAACCAGGGCCTCATCATCCTCTCG ATGTTCTGGAGCAGTCAGGTCTCTGGCCTTCGATGTACGGAGCCAGAGGAGCTCCCCCTCACCTGCAGCCCCACCCAGTCTACTCGCGCACCTCGTTCCTACAGCAGCAGGAGCTGTACGCCCTGCAGCATCAGCACCACCAGCAACAGCAGCGAGCTATGGAACACATGCAGCGACTCCCCTTAGGACAA agaaaacatgatACAATCACAATAGACGACTCGCCGAATGGATCTCCGACTTCCAGAactccatcttcttcttcatcctctgcCTTCACCCATGCAGCAAAACCCTTCTCTCACACCCCTCCTCTACCTAAGACCTCCACACCGTCTCCGGGGCTGTGTCCAAGCAGCCGACAGTCACCCTGCTACCACTCGCCATCATCGCGTTTGACACACCCGCCAAATCCCTTGACTCCGACCCCAAGCCCAGCGGCGGCAGCGCCACGATCTCCGGCCCTCAGCCCTGCCCCTTCACACCTTTCCAAAGCACTGGAGAGAGTCAGCGACAGAGGAGAAGGGCAACCACCTCAGGACTATCCCCAGTCCTTAGAGCCAG ACTTGCCACCTGTATATAGCTTCTCTCCAGTTTCCATGGGTTACAAGGCCAGGCCTTCGCCTCCTGAAGCCCGAGCGGCAGAGCAACCTTTGTTGGAAGAACAGCCAACAGGGTCTGAAACCAAGTCTTTCTCTAAACAATGCACCATCCAGCCTCTCACCGAAGAACGAGCAAGGGAAGAAGAGAATACAGATTGCAAGGCGGTGGAGTCTGAGAATGAATCAAAAGGATGCTCTATCTCTGAACTCCAGACCGCTCTTTCTGGATCACCGTCATGCCCTTTCCAAGCTCCAGTTTCCGAATCATTCTGCCTAGCAGGCAAAACCCTGAAAGTGGATGTTCCTTTGGGTGGCCTTGCGGAGCCTCAAATGTccaaagagcagagagatgATTGGGAGTTCATCAAAGAGGATGACATGGGGGAGAATGAGAGAACAGAGCCTGGACCAGCTGAATGTACTGTCTCTGTGCCTGTAGAGCCTGCGAACGGGGAGCCGGAGCAGGATCAGTACAACGATGAAGAGAATGTAGAGGTGGTTGAGGataaggaagaggaagaagatgggaGTGGGAAAAGTCCAGATGAGGAATTGGTAGAATATTCTGTTGTTTCCCCCTCTGCTGACCCGCTCCCCTCTTCCACTATGACAACAGCAGCCCAGTTGGAAGGGGCTTACATGTGGAGCTTGGAGCTCTTGATTGCGGCGGCTCTGTGTGCCACCAGAGATGCCTTGTACCCGCCGGAACCAGTTGCTCAGACCCCGTCTCCTTCTTCTCACCATGGTATGGAAATACTGGGGGAACTAGCTGAGCTGGAGATCAAGCGAAGGAGCAGGGAGTtcaaagagaaggaggaagaag GTGAGGGGacgctgacctttgaccttcacaGTCTGGCGACGCTGGCGGCGGCCCGGGCTCTGGAGATGGGCGGCGGCACCGTGGACGCGGAGTCCGACCGGCAGTGTCCAATCAGGAAGAGGCTAAACCTGCGCAGGAAGTGCAGCTGGACGCCTCGGCACGAGCCG gTGTGCCCAGTGAAGGGCTCCATGGAGACGATGGGAGGGGAGGAGCTGGCCATGCGTGTCCAGCTGGCTGAGCTACAGCGCCGctacaaagagaaacagagagagctGGCCAAACTACAGAGGAAACACGACCACCA GAAAGACGAGACGTCTCGTAGCCCCGCTCGCCGGGGGCCCGGCCGCCCCCGCAAGCGCAGGTCCACCCCCGGCCCAGCTGCCGTGGAGAGCTCCAAAAGACTCAG gACTGGGCTAAATATCCTAGAGCAAAAGAACAGGAATGTCTTGTCCAACCACAGCTTCAACAGTCTGAATGCTGCACAG ATGAAAGCTCGTTGTAAGCACAGAGGTCGACCAAGTTCTCTGAGCTCCAGGCTGGCCAGGCGGGTGACCCAGATGAAGCAGAAAGCCGCCGCCCAGCAGGAGGCGCCAACAGCCGGAGGGGTGCACAGCAGCGAGGAAGACCCTTCCAAGAACCATAGCCGACAGGGGGGGAAAG CAGATCGACAAGACCGGATGCCAGGTGagaccatgaagaagaagagaggtCGAAAGCCCAAAGTGGTAATGGGCATCAACTCCAACCGGCCTCATCACAGGGACAGACGGGACACGCACGAtggaagagaagagaagagctGCAGCGAGAGTTCAGAGCGTG AGGAGGAGGTTGGCAGTGACGACAGCGAAGACGAAGCGGGTGACATCAAGATTACCTCATCCTCTAAAGAAGCTCTTGCAAACTCCGCTGGGACGTTTCCCTTTTCAGCTCAGTCCTCTAAGCTCCAAGCAAGCCTGAAAGCCAGGAGCAAAAGGCCTGGACCTCCTG GCCTGGGAACCTTCCCCTGCATGCAGCAGAGGAGTGCAGCCAGGCGACCAAACTTCAGCAACTTGGACAGGGGACATCCGGACCACATGGGGGCTATTAAAGCCTCCCTCCCCAGCTGGGGTGCGCCATCAATAGGCTGCAACTTTGGAGAGAGCCACAGCAACCACCGAGCTCTGACCGAGGCAAAGAGACTCATCAAAGACAACGAGAGGAAAACCTCTGCAGGACAGAGCTTAAGAGGGAAG GAAAAGGGTCATGGAGTGAGCAGACTCCTGCAGAGCTTCACGGCTGATGAAGGTTTCCGCTTGGATGAGGAGACTAGTTTCTCggagggggaaggagaggatgaggaggacgaCAGGCAGAAGGAGAAGTCCCTGTCCCATCTGCCCCCCAACATGCCTTCCAGAATACCAG CGCTGCCAAACTGTGTGCTGAGTAAAGAGATGCTGGTGGATGGCCTGAAGATCCTAATCTCCAAGGAGGACGAGCTGCTGTACGCCGCGTCGGTTCAAACTCTAGACCTGCCCGACAT ATTCAGTGTCGTCATTGAAGGGGAACGGGGAAATCGGCCAAGGATCTACTCGCTGGAGCAGCTACTACAAGAAGCC GTGTTAGATGTGCGACCCCAGACGGAGGTCATCCTGACGGAGGGAACCCGAGTGTGTGCCTATTGGAGCGAACGCTCTCGCTGCCTTTACCCCGGCTACGTCCACCGTG GAGGTCCGggtgaggaggagaaggagaaggaaggCAGCGTGATGGTGGAGTTTGATGATGGAGACCGAGGAAGGATTTCCCTTGTAAACATCCGACTTCTGCCTCCTGGATACCAGATCCACT GTGCGGAACCATCTCCAGCTCTGCTGATCTCTCCGGGGCATCGGGGTCGGCGAAGCTCTACAACAGAGAAGAAAGATACTCCGACAGAGAAACTAGCCAATGAGGAGGCAGGAGGGAAGCCCCAGGAAAAAAGGCCAG ttggCAGGCCGAAGAAAACGTACTCAGTGCCAAAGACAGCCAACTCATCAACCTCAGCAACCGATTCTGTGATGAAGGGAAATGTTCCGTTGTTGAACTGGTCCATGCCCAGAAAGAGACCACCAGTGGACTTCTTCCTCTTCAATGGGATGTCGCGTAAAACCCAGAAGAAGATTAGGGAGAGAGACTTGGGCTTGTTTCACCGGCCAGCCCTGCATTCTCTAGCACCACCAACCCctattaaaagcatttttggCACTGCATTCGAGGTTGACTCATTCAGTAGCATCGCTAATGGCTACTCAACCTTTGGGAACGGTGGAGCCTCCGTAGCCGGGAGACCAGTCACCGCCATGGGTTCCATGGGGCTCCGGGACTCGCCTTGTTCCTCATCCGTTACCATGGCTGCGGCAGCTGTGAGCCGCAAGCCTCTGAGTGAACGTGACAGAAAACACTTCTTAGTCAAGCTAGACCACGAAGGAGTGACTTCCCCCAAAACCAAAAATGGCAAAGCCTTGCTTCGGTTTGGAGGAGCAGGAGGGAGAGGAGTGAAAGGCCTGGCATCTACTGTACCACAACGGTACATCCAACCTTCTCTTCTGGCAAAACATGACAAGAAGATGGGAGAGAAAAGGGAAAGCAGTGCCAGGCCTCGACCTGAGACCCTTCGAAAGGGCAGTCCGTCTCTCGGGAAAGATGTTCTCTCTGCAGGACTTGGAGTGAAAGGTGGAGACTACAATTTGGACTACCCTAGCGACTGCCCCAGCTCTTACTCTGAACTGGATGAGGAAGACGAGGACGATGGTCAAGAAGCAAGACGAAGACGAGCAGCCGTCTCATCCCATCGGGGCGGTCGTTTTCTATCCCGTCCGTCCATCTACTTctcctcatcatcctcctcctcttcctcgtctggctccatttcctcctcctctctctgttccTCGGACAACGACTCCTCCTACTCGTCCGACGAAGAGTCGTCGTCTGTGCTGCTGCGGCGGGCGCTTCTCCAGCAGGACAAACAGAAGAACAGGCAAAACGTCAACTCCGGCCTCCGGAGCCCCGACCCCATCACCTCCAACCCCACTTCAACTTCACCTAATGGCTACGTTACCAAGGCTGGCGTAGCCATGGGAGGATTGAAGGCAAGAGCCGACAGAGCGGAAGACAGGAAAGAGTACAAAGAAAGCATGATGGTCAGCAGCAGAATGACTAAGGTtcagctgaagaggaaagaaagttCTTCTAACGACCACCATCAGGCCCAAAGCAGCCCTGTCAGCCAGCAGCTGAAACCAGCCAACAAGGACTCAGCAGCCACCAAGAAGCAGAGGATGTCTTCGCCTGAACCTCTTCCAAAAATGGCCGCCCTGCTGCCTGGACGCCAGCTCTGGAAATGGTCTGGCAATCCCACACAG AGAAGAGGTCTAAAGGGTAAAGCCCGTAAGCTTTTCTACAAGGCCATCATGCGGGGCAAGGAGATGGTGCGTGTCGGCGACTGCGCCGTGTTCCTGTCACCTGGCCGGCCCCAGCTGCCCTACGTGGGAAGAGTGGAGAGCCTCTGGGAGTCGTGGAGCTCCAGCATGGTGGTCAGGGTCAAGTGGTTCTACCACCCAGAGGAAACTCGCCTGGGGAAGCGACACCGTGATGGCAAG AACGCGTTGTACCAGTCGAGCCATGAGGATGAGAACGATGTGCAGACCATCTCCCATCGCTGCCAGGTGGTCAACAAGGCAGAGTACGACCACCTGATGCGTGAACGTAAGGTGGCCGGCCCCTCCAACGACCTGTTCTACCTGGCCGGTACCTATGAGCCCACCACGGGCCAGCTGGTCAGCGCGGACGGCATGGTCATCTTGTCCTAG